Part of the Polyangiaceae bacterium genome, TCGACTGGCAGGGGCGCGACTGGACGCCCGACTCCACGACACCGGCGGCGCACGCCAACTCCCGCTTCACCGCCCCGGTCTCCCAGTGCCCCACCGCCGACCCGAACTGGGAAGCGCCCGGCGGCGTGCCGATCAGCGCGTTCATCTTCGGCGGCCGGACCTCGAAGGACATGCCGCTGGTGTTCCAAGCCTTCAACTGGTCGCACGGCGTCTACCTGGCGGCGACCATGGGCTCGGAGGCCACCGCCGCCGCCGTGGGTCAGGCCGCCGTGCGCCGAGACCCGATGGCCATGCTGCCCTTCTGCGGCTACAACATGGCCGACTACTGGGGCCACTGGCTGAACATGGGCCGGCGCATCCCGAACCCGCCGCGCATCTTCCGCGTCAACTGGTTCCGCAAGGACGAAAACGGCAAGTTCATGTGGCCGGGCTTCGGCGAGAACATGCGCGTGCTGCGCTGGATCGTCGAACGCGTGCGCGGGCGGGCCTACGCGGTCGAGAGCCCGCTCGGCTGGATGCCCCGCCACGAGGACATCGCCTGGGACGGCCTGGACTACGATCCCAAGAAGTTCTACGAGCTGATGACCGTCAGCCGCGAGGCGGGTCGCACCGAGGCGGTCGCCCACGAAGAGCACTTCGATCGCTTCTACGATCGGCTCCCGAAGGAGCTGCTCTACGAGCGCGAGCTGTTGCGCTCGCGCCTGTGGCGCAGCCCCGCGAAGTGGGAGCTCGGCGGGGAGCACTGAGGAACCAACGTTGCCAAGCACAATTCCTGCGCCACGAAAGCCACGAGTTGTGATCGACTCAAGACCCAGGGAGCGCGCTCAGTCGCGATGACGAAATCTGGGCGCTCGTCGCAGGACCTCCACCAGCGCATGCTGAGCCAGGCACGCCCCGACGCGGTTCCGGTCGGCGACGTCACGGTCGATGGCTCGGGCAGTGGCTTCCGCCCGACTGCGAAACGGGCTGTCGGTGAGCTCGTTGTTGGGCACCAGAAGACGCTGTACCTGCGCGTCACGCGCGAACCCCGTGCGCTGCCATGTGGTAGTGTCCTCGCGGTGCCCAGGTAGCAGCCATGCCGCCGAAGACTAGGTCAACTCCCGCAGAACGTCGGCAAATCATGCGCCGTGCCGCGAGAGAGCTGGAGCAGCTCGCTCGGACGTGTGCCTTCGTCACGTCGTATGCTCGGATGAACCCTGCCGCGAATTTGGCCGCGAACGCGTTCTTCTTCGGAGAGCATGGGCGCGCGCCAAGGATCGTCATCTTCGGGCCGTGGGCCTACGTGCACGCTCCCGGGTTGCGCGTCTCCGACGGCGTCGAACACCTCTCGGAGGAGCTACGCGCCCGAAAGCACCTCGGCGCGCTTCACGCGCGCGTGCTCCTGGACTCACCGCAGGCGCTCGTCACACTTCGGCGCATCGCGAAGTCCCTCCAGAGGCGTCGTTCCGCTCGACTGTGATACTTATCGTCTGTAGACCCATCGTCATCATCGCGATGGAGTAGCGCGCGGATGAACCCGGACCTCAAGCGCTTCGGGCAGCGCGTCAGAGAGTTCCGGCGGGCCGCCGGCCTTTCGCAGGAGGAACTCGCTGAGCGCTGTGGGCTCCACCGAACGTACATCGGTGGGATCGAGCGCGGCGAGCGAAACGTCGGAGTTCTCAACTTGCTTCAGCTTGCTCGTGCGCTGCGAGTTCGCCCTGGCGAACTCTTCGCGGACGTGCGCTAGGCCCCTCCAGGGAGCGAAGATGTCGCGCTTCTGCAACAAGAAGTACCTGGCTCATCAACCGTCCTTGGACGAGTTCGGGCTGTCCATCGACGTGATCGGGCGGAGCATCACCTACGTCCACCAGGTCCTGGACAGCATCGACGGGAAGCTCATCGAAGCGGGTGGCGAGCGCCTCTCGATGCTCCTGGAGCTTGCGAACCTGTCCGCGATCATCGGGAACCTCTACCGCGGCGGAATCGTCCGGACGTCAGGGGGGCGTTTCGTGGCGAACGCACCCCACACGTATCCCGACCTTCTCGGTCGCGGCGCCGGCTGCAAGGACGTGGAGATCAAGGTCGCTCTCGAGAGTAATAAGCCGAAGGGTCATCTGATCAAGCCGGGCCCTCACTTGACCGTGCGCTACGTCCTCGGAGACGCGAACGGGGTCTACCGGCGGGGAAAGGGCAGCCGTGGCGACGTGGCCTGGATCTGGGAGGTCCGGGTCGGGGCTCTCAAGAAGAGTCACTTCAACTTCAGCAACACCGAAGGAGACAGCGGCAAGACAGCGGTGATCAACGCGGACGGGATGGAGGCTCTGCAGCTCGTCTACTGCGACCTCCACCGCTGCCCCTTGTCTCCTTCTGGCGCTGCATATCGAAATGCAGCGGCGCTCTTCGCGAGGGCGCGCGCGATCACGTAAGCTGACAGGCGAGTTCCATACCCTACGTGTCAAGCACCGCGGCGGGCGCGACTTGATCCTGTCGTACTCGCCGAGACGTGTTGCCAGCAACCTGTTCCGAGTAGAGAATCGCTTCAGCGATCCGTTGTCCGAGAAGCGGCGGCACAGCATTGCCGATCTGCTTCACGATCTGCGCGCTGGTCCCTCTGAACTCGAAGCGGTCTGGAAAGCTCTGGATTCTGGCACCTTCACGAGGAGTGAGCGCGCGATCCTGATGGGGGTGGATGCAGCGATTGGACGCAGGATGAACGAAGTTCACCGTGAGGGTGGTGCTCGGGCGGCCAGGGTCTAGGCGACTGTAGCAGGAGCTGAATCCACTCTTGACCATACCTGGAGGTAACGCCGAGATATTGGCCCCCGCATGGCGGATGATCTCAAGCATCTTGGGCGAGTGCTTCGTTGCTTTGTGGAGCGTCAGTTGCCTGGACCCGCTGCGCATTAGGCGCTGATAGTCCGTCCGCGCCGCCTTCCCGTATGCGGAAGCTTCGCCCCCGGACGGGATGGCGGGCAGATCGTCGATGGCCTCCATGAGCGTGACCGCCTGCGGGAGGCCAACTGAGAACAGCGGGTCAGTGCGGATCACTTCGGGACGCGATCCGGCCATGCTCTTGTAGTCGACTCGATGCGTGGGTTTCGGCCAGATGAACGGAACTCCGATCCGATTGCCGACGATGACTACGCGCTCGCGGAACTGCGGGACACCGAAGAGGGCCGCGTTCACGACGCGCCAATCGACAGAGTAGCCGGCAGCGCTCAGTCCCTCAAGAACCGACTGCAGGCGCATCCCGCCCTCATGCGTCAGAATTCCAACGACGTTCTCGAACACAAACCACTCCGGTCGAAGGTGGTTGATAACCAAGACGTAGTGCTCGGCCAACGAGTTGCGCGGATCTCCTTCGGTTAGATTGCGAAATGGCCGGATCGACGAGAAGCCCTGGCACGGCGGGCCGCCGACAACGACGTCGACCTCTCCGGTCAGGCGGTGCAGTTCGCTAAGCGAGTGTGCGCGAAGATCCCCCGCAATCCCAGTCGCGTGGTGGTGGTTGGTCACGAACGTCTCGATGCGGTCGGGTAGCAGGTCGATACCGCACGTTGTCGCAAAGCCACCCGATTGCTCGAACCCGAACGAGAGTCCGCCCGAACCGCAGAAGATGTCCAGGACTCGGCGGCGCCCGCTCGGCGGTTCGGCCGTTCGTGGGACGACGTCGCCCCTACCCGCCTCGGCAGTCGTGTAGCCCTCGCCCGGCGTGGCGCTCTCAGCGTGCTGCCCCTGCTCTCGCAGAAGTCGCTCAGCGTCGATCCCGAGGATCTTCCCAATGCGCTCAGCCGCTGCGCGGTCGGGTAGCTCGAGCCCTCGCTCCCACTTCCGAAGGTCGGTCTCACGAACCCCAGCGCGGTGGGCGACATCGCCTTGCGGAAGCCCAAGCTCCAGCCGTCGCGTTCGTATGTCGGTGATCTTCTTGAGCATGGTCGTCCGCTCCCGGCATGATACTCATAGTCATCTGCCGATCAAGTGGCTTATTGGGAGGTCCCGCACTCCAAGGGCACGGGCGCTTCAGGCACGTACGCCTCATCGGCTCGTCGAGCGCCGCGGTTGTGTGTCGATTCGTCGGAAGAAGCTGCGAAGCCGACGACCAAGGAGCTCCGCGTCCAACGTCTGGCATTCCCAGACGACCAGGACCGAAAATCCGGCCCCCCGCAGCTCGCGCTCCACCCGAGTGTCCCGCGACTTGTTGGCGGCAATCTTGGCAAGCCACGCTGCGCGGTTCCTTCTGGGTATGGTCGCGCGGGAGCAACCTGGGTGTCCGTGCCAGAAACACCCATTCACGAATATCACCCAGCGTCGCTTCTTGCTCCCGAGGTCCGGGGTACCAGGCAGCGAGCGCACCACCGTGCGAGAGCGGACCCCGAGCAGACGCAGCGTAGCTCGCACGCGTAGCTCCGCCGCGGTAGCGCTCTTCCCGACGCGCTTCATGCGAGCGGAGGTTCGGGCATCGGTGGGCCATTTCGTCTTCATAGACTGAAAGTGTGAGCAGACAAGCGCTCTGATGGGTTCCCGCCGGTTGGTGCCTGGCGAATTCCGGCCGCGCGCTGTGCGCTTGAACGCGCCACAACTCCGCCTTCGCTCCCATAGAAGGCGAAAGGCGAGCCGTTGCCGCGGCCCGGCCCTGGGTCCGCTACCGATCGTTCACGACAGCGAGCAGACCGGTGAGTGCGAGCACGCCGGCGCTTGAGCAACGCCTCCGGCGTGTTGTGCAACCGCCGGTACGTTGCCTCGCGTTGGACCGTGATCTTCATCGCGGACTGCTCATTCGAGTCGGCGAGCTTCCCGCGTGGGACACCTTGCCTCGCGCGACGGCGCCTCCGGTTCGCCGGGGCCGGCTCTCCGAGAAGGCAGCCCCGAGGAGTCTGAAGAGACTCAACATCGCGCCTCCGACGAGAAGCCCCACTCAAGATCGTCTCCCTCACGTCGTCGGCCCCGCGCTCTTGACGCACCGACCTGCCCCTGGAGCACGGCGACGACCTGCTGCGGGAAGGCTCAACCCGCGCAGGCCCGTCGCCGGCGCTTGGACGGCGTCTTGGTCCCACACCGGCAACGAGAGCATCTCCTTCCACTTCCTCTCCTTGCTTGAACCCTTCGACGTGCGAGTGGGTGCGATGAAGGCGGGTAGTGGGACAGCTGGCCCGTCTGACTGGCAACGGGCGCGCAGCGGACTGCGCCGTCCGCGTCCGCGGGAAAAAACCCTCCGCTTCGCTACTGAAGCCGTCCAAGGTACCCGTCGTAGAGACTACCAGGCAAACGTCCACCCTGCACGCGGGACCGGAGCGAGCGCACCTCCCGACTAGCATGTCCGTCTGCGCGTCGGGTTGGTCGCCGAGCGCCGAAGCCCGAGCTTCTGGCGCAACGCCGGCTGGTGAAGAACGGCGGGCTCCTCGCGGGTGCGAGCGGAGGCGGCTCGGCGTCTTCGCCGACTGTGCAGGTGGGCATCACCGTCTCGGCCGCGAAACCACGCCGCGGAGCACTTCCGCACTTGGCGCACGCCTCGATGTCGGCCTTGAGAGCTCACGCCAGGGGCGATCACGGCGCCGGCGGCCGCGCTGCCACTCGCGTCCCCGCTTTGGTGACGTCTCGCGGCAAGCTGCGAAGAGACCCACTCGCAGCGGGTCTCGCGCGGCGCGAAAGCGCGAGTCGAGGCTAGATCAGAGGTTCCGCTTCACCTGAGACGGCACGTTCGGATGCTGGAAGAGCACCTTGCGCAACGCAGGGCTCTTCCGCACGAACGGCTGCTTCAAGAGGTGCACGAGCAGCGCCGGCGGGCAGGCCGGGAAGCGCGCCAGGTTCTGGATGAACAGCACCGAGTTGAACTGCTTTCCGCACAAGATCGAGGTCATGCGCGAGTCGAAGGTCTGGCCAATCAAGAGCGTGAGGCAGCGCGCTTCGGTGGCCATGACGAAGTCCGCGCGCTCCTCGCTGGAGGAGCTCGACCAGCGCGTGCGGAGCAGGCCGCGCGCCCCGACGCGGTTACGCTCGGCGACGTCGCGGTCGATGGCGACCTTGTAGAGCTCGCGCAGCGGCTTTTGCCCGACGAGCCGGCGCAGCAAGCTGTCGGTCAGCTGGTTGTTCCGCACCAGCAGACGCTGCACCTGCGTGTCGCGCGCGAACTCCGTGCGCTGCACGATCGCCTCCAGCCCGACCGGGTTCTTGTGGTGCCGCGCGATCAGGCGCGCGTGGTCCAGACCGACCAGGGAGTTCTCCAGGATGGCGCGGATCACTTGCGGCTCGGGGTCGAGGCAGAGCGCACACAGGAGGGAGCCGTCGGCGGTGTGCGCGGCGGCGATACGAGCGTCGCGCTCCAGCGGCCGGAGCTCGGTCTCGTAGATCTGGCGGTAGTTGCGCGACGCCTCGGCGTCTTCCGGCGCCTCGGACTCGGTGGGCTCGGCGTCTTCGTCGGCGTCCGCCGCGGCGTCCAGCCCCGGGAGCGGTTCCCCTTCGGCCGCGACGTCGGGCAGCGATTCGTCGCGGAGCTCGTGCTCGGGGCCCGTCACCAGCGGCTCCTCCTCGTGCTCGGGGCCCAGAACCGGCGCCTCCTCCTCGTGCACTTCGTGCTCGGGGCCCAGCACCGGCAGCTCCACTTCGTGCACCTCGTGCTCGGCGCCCAGCACCGGCAGCTCCTCCTCGTGAGCCTCGTGCTCGGCGCCCAGCACCGGCAGCTCCACTTCGTGCACCTCGTGCTCGGCGCCCAGCACCGGCAGCGCTTGCTCGTGCACCTCGTGCTCGGCGCCCAGCACCGGCAGCGCTTGCTCGTGCACCTCGTGCTCGGGGCCCAACACAGGCACCTGCACCTCGTGCACTTCGTGCTCAGCTCCGAGAACCGGCAGCTCCACGTCGTGGATCTCGTGCTCGGGGCCCAGCACCGGCGGCTCTTCCTCGTGAACCTCGTGCTCGGGGCCCAGCACCGGCGGCTCCTCCACCGACTCGGGCACCGTGATCTCGACGTGCAGCTCGTGCTCGGGATCCAGTGCGGGCAGCTCCTTCGACTGCGAGGCCGAGGACGCCGAGAAGTCCGGCAGCTCTTCGTCGGCGAAGTCCGGCAGGCTCGCCAGATCGACCCGCACCGAGCTCACCTCGCCAGACGCGGACTCGTCCTCGTCGTCAGGGCCCTGCACGCACCCAAGCCTACCTCAAGGCCTCAGCCCGTACAGGTCTTCTGATCGACCAGCGGCGCCAGCGCGCCGCACTTGCCCAGGCTGCAGCTGAAGCTCTGGCACTCGATGGTCTCGGTGCAGGTCGCCCCGCCCACCTTGGCCTTGGTGCACAGGCTCGTGCCCTTGTTGCAGTAGAACCCGGGGCCGCACTCCAGATTGTAGGGCTTGAACCCGTTGCACTGTTGCCCTTCCGCCGTGGCCGTCTTGCACACGCCTGGGTACGGAGGAGTCGGCGACCAAGCCGCGTCGCAATACAGGCCCGGGGCGCAGAAGTCGGCCACAGCGTCGCCTACGGCACAGGTTGCGCCGAGCGAGAGCCGCTTCGACTGCGTGCACTTCCCCGTCACGTCGTCGCAGCCGACGAAGACGTTCGGGTCCGCGGACGGCGCGCACTGCGCGTCGCGATCACAGCTCGCTCCCGTCGGCAGCTTGCCCTGGAAGGTGAGGCTGCAGGTCTTGAGCTCGTCGAGCGCGAGCAGGTACTCGTGGACGCCCAGCGTGCACTGGCCGAGCAGCTTCTGGTAGACCGCGAGGCACGCATCCACCTTCGTCGGGTCGAAGGTCATCTTGCCCGCCTTGACCTCCTCCACGTTCTTCTCGCAGCCCGCCATGGCGTTCTTCGCGCAACCAGTCGCGTCGTAGCCGAAGCCGCTCTGGGTGCAGCAGGCCTTGCTCCACTCGCAGCCCTGGGGTTGGGTCTTCTGGCACACGTCGTCCAGGGTGTAGCCGGCGGCTCCGCCGCTGCTCGACGCCCCGCTGCCTCCGGCGCCCGCAGCGCCACCGCTCGGCGCGCCCGCAGCGCCGCCGCTCGACGAGCCCGCCCCGCCCCCCGAGCCGCCACCGCCGGCGGTCCCGCCGGAGCTCGAGCCGCCGCTGGCGTTGAGCCCGGAGTCCGTGCTGCCCCCGCACGCTCCCAGGCCGAGGACCGAGGCCAGCGCGCCCACCCAGAGTCTCGTCGTGCTCATGGTCGCGGCGCTTAGCACGAGTCGGGCCAGGCGTGCCCGCGCGGCTTTCCGCTCGATCTGCCGGGGCCGAGTCCCCGGGTTCACACCCCGAGCGTGACCGCCGGTCCCGTGGCGCGTTCGTGGTATCAAGCCCCGGGGCAAATGAGCTGGACGGAAGGCTACGTCTACGAGGTCGACTACACGGCCGGGTATTTCCCGGAGCTGTCCGCGCTGCAGACGCGCTGGGCCCTCGCCAGCCGCGGGGTGCGGACCCGCGACCTCACCCGCCCGAGCTACCTGGAGCTGGGCTTCGGGCAGGGGGTCTCGCTCGCCATCCACGCGGCGGCCTGCCCGGGCAGCTTCTGGGGCACGGACTTCAACCCGGCGCAGGCCACCACCGCCGAGGAGCTCGTCCTTGCCTCCGGCTCGGAGGCCCGGGTGCTCGACGCGAGCTTCGCCGAGCTCGCGGAGCGGGACGACGTTCCCCAGTTCGACATGGTCATGCTCCACGGCATCTGGTCGTGGATCTCGCCGGAGAACCGCCGCGTCATCGTCGAGATCGCGAGGAAGAAGCTCAAGCCGGGCGGCGTCTTCTACGTCTCCTACAACGTGACGCCCGGCTGGTCGCCGACCGTGCCGCTGCGTCACCTGCTCGAGGTGCACTCCGCCCGCGCCGGCACCGAGGCCGCCGGGATCTTGAACCGGCTCGATGCCGCCCTCGACTTCGCCGAGAAGCTGGGCGACGCCGGCTCCATCTACTTCAAGGCGCACCCGCGGGTGTTCGAGCGCCTGAAGAAGATGAAGGAGAAGCCTCGAAAGTACCTCGCCCACGAGCTCCTGAACGAAGAGTGGCACCCCATGCCCTTCGCGCAGATCGTTGAGGAGCTCGAGCCCGCGAAGCTCTCGCACGCAACCAACGCCACGCTGCTCGAGCAGCTCGATGGCCTGCACCTGAGCGCGGAAGGGCAAGCCTTGGTGGCCGGCATCAGCGACGTGGTGCTGCGCGAGACGGTGCGGGACTTCCTGACCAACGCGCAGTTCCGCCGCGACTACTTCGTCCGCGGCCCGCGCAAGCTGCCGACCCTGGTGCAGGGCGAGCTGTTGCGCGCATTCCGGGTCGTGCTCGCGGTCGATCCCAAGGCCATCAGCCTCGAGGTCAAGGGCTCGCTCGGCACGGCGAAGCTTCAGGAGTCGATCTACGCTCCGGTGATCGAGGCGCTCGCCGCCGAGGGCGCCCGCCCGAAGAGCTTGGCCGAGCTCGAGCGGACGGCCAAGGGAGTGAGCTTCGGTCAGCTGGTTCAGGCGGTGACGGTGTTGCTCGGGAAGTACAACCTGTACCTGGTCCAGGAAGAGGCCGACATCGAGCGCGCCCGCCCCCGCACCCGCGCGCTGAACCGACACCTCCTGGACCGCGCGCGGACCAGCTCGGACATCAGCTTCTTGGCCTCGCCAGTGACCGGCACCGGCGTCGCCATCTCGCGCCTCGACCACTTGCTCTTGATCGCGAGGGCAGAGGGCAAGCAGACTCTGACCGAGTGGGTGGACCACGCCTGGCAGCTCCTGGCCGTGCAGAACCAGCGCGTGATGAAGGAGGGCAAGCGGCTCGAGCCCGAGGACGAGAACAAGCGGGAGCTTCTGCTACAAGCCAAGGATCTCGAAGCGAACCGACTGCCGGTGTTCGAGCGGCTAGGCGTGGTCTGAAGACTATCGCTTGGACAGGACGCGCGCTTTGCGCTAGTTCGGCGCGCGACCATGACACCCCCGACTCGCTCCGACGTGCGGAACGTCGCCATCATCGCGCACGTCGATCACGGCAAGACCACGCTGGTGGACGCCATGCTGCGCCAGACCGGCGTGTTCCGCCAGAACGAAGTCGTCGCGGAGCGCATCATGGACTCCAACGACCTGGAGCGCGAGCGTGGGATCACCATCTTGGCCAAGCACGCCAGCGTCCGCATCAAGGACGTGCTCATAAACATCATCGACACGCCGGGCCACGCGGACTTCGGCGGCGAGGTCGAGCGCACGCTGAAGATGGCGGACGGCGCCATCTTGCTGGTGGACGCGGCGGAGGGGCCGCTGCCCCAGACGCGCTTCGTGCTCAAGAAGGCCCTGGAGCTCGGCCTGCCGGTGGTGGTGATCATCAACAAGATCGACCGCCAGGACGCGCGCCCGGACGAGGTGCTGAACGAGATCTTCGACTTGTTCTGCGAGCTGGAGGCCAGCGACGCCCAGGCGAACTTCCCCACGCTCTACGCCATCGGCAAGCTCGGCATCGCCAAGCGCTCGCTGGAGGAAGAAGGTCGTGACCTGTCCCCGCTGTTCGAGACGCTGATCGAGAGCGTGCCGGGGCCCAAGGGTGACCCGAAGCTCCCGCTTCAGCTCCTGGTGCACAACATCGAGCACGATGACTACGT contains:
- a CDS encoding helix-turn-helix transcriptional regulator, with the protein product MNPDLKRFGQRVREFRRAAGLSQEELAERCGLHRTYIGGIERGERNVGVLNLLQLARALRVRPGELFADVR
- the dcm gene encoding DNA (cytosine-5-)-methyltransferase, encoding MLKKITDIRTRRLELGLPQGDVAHRAGVRETDLRKWERGLELPDRAAAERIGKILGIDAERLLREQGQHAESATPGEGYTTAEAGRGDVVPRTAEPPSGRRRVLDIFCGSGGLSFGFEQSGGFATTCGIDLLPDRIETFVTNHHHATGIAGDLRAHSLSELHRLTGEVDVVVGGPPCQGFSSIRPFRNLTEGDPRNSLAEHYVLVINHLRPEWFVFENVVGILTHEGGMRLQSVLEGLSAAGYSVDWRVVNAALFGVPQFRERVVIVGNRIGVPFIWPKPTHRVDYKSMAGSRPEVIRTDPLFSVGLPQAVTLMEAIDDLPAIPSGGEASAYGKAARTDYQRLMRSGSRQLTLHKATKHSPKMLEIIRHAGANISALPPGMVKSGFSSCYSRLDPGRPSTTLTVNFVHPASNRCIHPHQDRALTPREGARIQSFPDRFEFRGTSAQIVKQIGNAVPPLLGQRIAEAILYSEQVAGNTSRRVRQDQVAPAAVLDT
- a CDS encoding methyltransferase regulatory domain-containing protein, which encodes MSWTEGYVYEVDYTAGYFPELSALQTRWALASRGVRTRDLTRPSYLELGFGQGVSLAIHAAACPGSFWGTDFNPAQATTAEELVLASGSEARVLDASFAELAERDDVPQFDMVMLHGIWSWISPENRRVIVEIARKKLKPGGVFYVSYNVTPGWSPTVPLRHLLEVHSARAGTEAAGILNRLDAALDFAEKLGDAGSIYFKAHPRVFERLKKMKEKPRKYLAHELLNEEWHPMPFAQIVEELEPAKLSHATNATLLEQLDGLHLSAEGQALVAGISDVVLRETVRDFLTNAQFRRDYFVRGPRKLPTLVQGELLRAFRVVLAVDPKAISLEVKGSLGTAKLQESIYAPVIEALAAEGARPKSLAELERTAKGVSFGQLVQAVTVLLGKYNLYLVQEEADIERARPRTRALNRHLLDRARTSSDISFLASPVTGTGVAISRLDHLLLIARAEGKQTLTEWVDHAWQLLAVQNQRVMKEGKRLEPEDENKRELLLQAKDLEANRLPVFERLGVV
- the vsr gene encoding DNA mismatch endonuclease Vsr; translated protein: MKTKWPTDARTSARMKRVGKSATAAELRVRATLRLLGVRSRTVVRSLPGTPDLGSKKRRWVIFVNGCFWHGHPGCSRATIPRRNRAAWLAKIAANKSRDTRVERELRGAGFSVLVVWECQTLDAELLGRRLRSFFRRIDTQPRRSTSR